The sequence AGCGTTCTGCGATGGAGCGTGCCTTGGAGTATATGAATCTCACTCCCAATACCCCATTAAGCAGTATTTCTGTGGATAAAGTATTTATTGGTTCTTGCACTAATAGCCGTATTGAAGATATTCGGGCAGCCGCTAAAGTAGTAGATCGTATCGGCAAAAAGGTTGCGGCTAATGTGAAGTTGGCGATGGTTGTTCCTGGTTCTGGTTTGGTGAAAGCCCAGGCAGAGCGCGAAGGTTTAGATCGTATTTTCAAGGCCGCTGGCTTTGAGTGGCGCGAGCCAGGTTGCTCAATGTGTTTAGCAATGAATGCCGATCGCCTTGAGCCTGGCGAACGTTGTGCCTCTACATCCAACCGTAATTTTGAAGGTCGTCAAGGCAATGGCGGCAGAACCCATTTAGTCAGCCCTGCAATGGCTGCTGCTGCAGCGATTGAAGGTCATTTTGTTGATGTTCGTAAGATTTCATAAGGGTATCGAGATGAAATTTTCTCCAGTTTCTTTAATTGCTAGATTAGCAATAGTTGGTCTTGTAGGTTTGATCATTGCTGCTTGCACGAACACCATGGAGGGTATGGGAAAAGATTTGCAGACGATGGGCAAGTCGATGGATAGCAGTTCTTCAAGCAATACCCAAAACAATCAGTCTCAAACTAAGGGTAAGGACGTTGTCGTTACTCCGGTGAAGTAAACATTTAGAATTTAAGTCGGAATTATGGAAAAATTTACGGTCTATAAAGGTTTGGTTGCTCCGTTAAATCGCGAGAACGTGGATACCGACGCCATCATTCCTAAGCAATTCTTAAAGTCCATTAAGAAAACAGGCTTTGGTCAAAATTTATTTGATGAGTGGCGCTATCTTGATCATGGTGAGCCTGGGCAAGATTGCAGCTCGCGTCCACTCAATCCCGACTTTGTACTGAATCAGTCTCGCTATCAGGGTGCCGGTATTCTGCTGGCACGTAAGAACTTCGGTTGCGGCAGTTCTCGTGAGCACGCTCCATGGGCACTTGACCAGTATGGCTTTAGGGCAGTAATTGCCCCGAGCTTTGCCGATATTTTCTATAACAACTGCTTTAAAAACGGTCTTTTGCCGATCGTTTTGACAGAATTGCAGGTTGACCACCTCTTTAATGAAACCATGGCGTTTAGTGGTTATCAATTAACTATCGACCTTGAGGCTCAGCAGGTCATTACCCCTGATGGGACTGCCTATAGCTTCGATGTAGCCCCATTTAGGAAGTTTTGCCTTCTCAATGGCTTGGACGATATTGGCTTAACTCTGCGCCATGCAGATAAAATCAAGGCTTATGAAGCCGAGCGCATTCTCAAGATGCCTTGGCTTGCGACTCAGTTGCCGTAATTTTAGATTTAAAGGCCTCTCATGAAAATTGCAGTTCTACCGGGCGATGGTATCGGCCCGGAAATCGTTGCTCAAGCTGTACGAGTCTTAAATGCGCTCGGCCCAAAGTTTGATTTAGAAGAAGCTCCTGTTGGTGGGGCTGCCTATGATGTAGTAGGTCATCCTCTGCCGCCAGCAACCCTAGAGCTGGCTAAAAAAGCT comes from Polynucleobacter sp. MWH-Svant-W18 and encodes:
- the leuD gene encoding 3-isopropylmalate dehydratase small subunit encodes the protein MEKFTVYKGLVAPLNRENVDTDAIIPKQFLKSIKKTGFGQNLFDEWRYLDHGEPGQDCSSRPLNPDFVLNQSRYQGAGILLARKNFGCGSSREHAPWALDQYGFRAVIAPSFADIFYNNCFKNGLLPIVLTELQVDHLFNETMAFSGYQLTIDLEAQQVITPDGTAYSFDVAPFRKFCLLNGLDDIGLTLRHADKIKAYEAERILKMPWLATQLP